The Candidatus Eremiobacteraceae bacterium nucleotide sequence GCGGCTGCGGCGCCGTCAGGATGCCGAGCAAGCCGGCGACGTCCGACATTTTAAGTCTCGCATCGTGCTTTAGGATTCCCGTCTTCGTAAGCGCAACGTTCCAAATCGCGTCGGACAGATCCACTCCGGAAAGGCTCGCGAAATCCATCAGCAGCCCGAGCCAAGCATGGATCTCGGTGTACGCGATGCGGATCTTGCCGTAGACGGGCACGAGGGCCAGCACCGGGACGAACCAGTGCTCGGGAATGTTCTTGAGATCATAACCTCTCAATACAAATGGCGTGTCCGCGACGAGCCCCGGCGGGAAGTTCCCGGGGTCTTCGAAGCGCATACGGGCGAACGGTCCGACGTTGTCGTCGTGCACGAAGAGCCTCTCCATCCGCGAGGCCTCCGATCTGACGCCGCGTATGACCGGCTCGGTCGTGTCGGAGTAGACATCCGGCGTTGAGTAGGTGGCATAGCCCGTCACGGTGATCGCATGTCCTTGCCCGCGTTGACCGTCGATGTATCCGCACAACGCGACGGGCAAGCCGAACTCCAGGTAGCCATATATAATCGAAGCGAGCGGCGTCGACGATCCGACCCGTTCGACTTGCGGCTCCAGGCCCGTCGCCCGAACCGCTTCGCACATCTGATCTATCCTGAGTTCCCGGGAAGGCATGATGCGCTTTGCCGGGCGAATCGCGTTCGCCGCGTTCGTGATGCGCGCGGGCCCCGGCGCGACGGTCTCGAAGACGTCGGCCGCCTTGTGAAACGCGGTCCACAACGCGACGGTCGCGCACGCGGCGACGACGGAATCCTGCTGCTGGAAGGGCAGCGAGTCCAGCCGGAGGTCGATGCCGAACAAGGAGACGCTGTACTCTCTTATGGCCCTGTAACGACGCTGGTAGCCTTCGGGGTCGAACGTCTTGAGCAACGTCCGCCCGACGATCGGCTCGGGCAGCGGTCGGGCGACCACGAATCCGAGGTAGTTGGAATTCAACACACCGTCCGACGCTTCGTCGAGATGCGTTATACGGCGCTCGAAATCGGCCGCGCTCAGATCGAACGAGAAGAAGTGCAGCCGCCGACAGCGGCTGCTGTAACGTTCGAAGCACCTGACGTAATATGCCTCGAAGTCTTCCAGATAGTCGCGATCGATATACTCGTTCTCGACGACGATTGACTTCGCGCCTTTGCGATCGAGGTAGCCCGCAAGGTACCTCGCTTGTCTGAAGGTGGCGACGCGCTCCGGCGGCGCGTACTCGTTGGACAGCAAAGAATAAAGGCGGCCCTCCTCAAAGGGCCACACTTCATACCAGGTCGACGCGGCGGGGTCTGCCACTAGACGCTAATCTTCATCTCCAGGAGTTCCTGCGTCACCACGTGGGCCGCGAGGAACTCGTCCATGGACTGATACATCTTCGCGATGGCCGCCGCCCTCTCGCGAACGCGCGCATCATCTTGGGCCGAATCCTGCGGCGTCCGGGAATCCGTCACCGCACCGGCCTGCGCGCGAGCGCCATCGTCTTCCGTCGACATATTTTCCTTTGCTTCGTCCGTCCGACACGATCGGGCAGCGGCCGTCGATGCCGCCTGCCGCACATGGGCTATTCAAGGGTTATCGGCAAGAAGCCCTTGCGCTTGACCCACCGTGCGGCTCGTCATATACCTTACCCGCTGCACGAGTCCAGCATGCGGAGACGGATCACTCACCACAATTCCAAGCACCAGGCCCCACTCACCGCAATTGGGTCAATGTGGTGACGCGGCCGCCTGTAGGTGCATGTAACCCTATGTCTCTGGGTCCCCAGAGACGATGCTCGCGCCGGGCGTGCCGTCCGCCAAGGTCGCGGTCGATCTGACGGATGCTGATCCGTCGCGATGGCCGCACGATGTCGTCAGCGACACCATGCGCACGCGCTACGGCGTGGACGGTTACCACCCGGCCGCCGCGTTCGACGTGCTCGACCTCGATCCGAAGAAGATGGACGAGGTCCGGCAAGCGGTCAAAAGTTTCTATGAGTCCGTAGAGGCACTGCCGCGCCGCGGCGACGGCTCCGAAGCGCTCGCGGACGTCCGAGCCGATATCTCATCGGTCAAGGGCATGGCACGCTTCGACCATTCGGCGGACATGCCGTGGCACGCGGATAGACCGGCGATTGCGGTTTTCGATCGCGTCGCCGCCGATGAGCGGGTACCGCAGCCCCTCCGCGATTCGGCCTCGCGTGCGAGCAAAGCGGTTCGGGCGATCGTGATTGCGCACGGGGAAGCGCAGAACTTCGCGCCCTTCCACACGTCCTACGCGGATGCCGCCGGTCCGACGGTGCACCTTCCGACGACGCGATGCTCGTACGACGGCTGGGCCGAAGCCGGGGTCACCGAAACGCACAACGATTTCTTCGATGCGGTCGGCGGCCGCGAGCTCGCGCGCGCCGTCGGATCGTACAACGCGAAGGAAGACCGGGCGGGCGAGCTCGCTTAAGCTCGGATTTGGATGGTCGCTGGACGGCCCTTGAGTACGATGTCGTCATGGAAGGCGACATCGTATGTTCAGGTTGACCATCGCTGCGGCGACGCTCGCGTTCTTCGTCGTCGCTGTCGACGTATCCGGAAAAAACACTCCGCACCCGCCGAAGCCGATGCCCCGCGCGACGACGGTTTCATGTTCGCGCGTCGCCCACGCGACGGCGTCAAGCCGCGCCGGAAGAACGAACCGTGTTTCGCAAGGCTGCGAGCTGGCCGGGGGCTGATCCCCACCCAGGGCGCCCGCGCAAGGCCCTGGAATCCGCGCCAGATGAAGACGTTCGCCGATTGCATCGCCGAACGCGCCGATCTTTGGCGTGGGAGCGGCGTTGAGTACGCCGATGCGGTCGACAAGACCGTCGATGCGATCGCACGCTCGATCAGCGCCGGCGGGCGTATCTATTTCTTCGGCAACGGCGGGAGCGCGGCGCAGGCGCAGCATCTCGCGGCTGAGCTGTCCGGCCGCTTCCTGCTCGAGCGCCCGGCATGGGGCGGCCTCGCCCTTTCCGTCGACACGAGCGCGCTCACCGCGATCGCGAACGACTACGGTTTCGAGCAGATCTTCTCGCGCCAACTCGAAGGCCTCGTCCATCGCGGCGACGTCGCCGTCGGACTCACCACGTCCGGGAAATCTCCCAACGTCGTCGCCGGCTTACGCGCGGCGCGTGCGGGCGGAGCGACGACTGTCGCTTTCACCGGCAACGGAGGCGGAGCGGTCTGCGCGCAAGCGGACATCTCGATCGTCGGCCCGTCGGGGCCGTCATGGAAAGTCCAAGAGCTCCATCTGACGCTCGGCCATATCATCTGCGAACTAGTGGAACTGCGTCTGACCTCCGGCTAGCCGAATAGATGTTGGGAGATACCGTCTTGGCTGTCAAGCCCGGACGGTATCATAGTTGGGGTCAAAGGGCTTTTGGCTGCGCAGCACGCCGTACGCGATGTGAATGAGTTTGCGCATGACGGCGCCGATGATGAGCATTTCGCTCTTGCCGGCGGCTCGCAGCCGCCGGGCGAATCGTTCCAGGATGGGGTTGAACCGGATCGCGGCGATGGCCGGGAAGTAGAGGGCTTTGCGCAGTTGCGCGTTGCCCCGTTTGGAGAGCCGCGTCTTCCAACGGATGCTGGTGCCTGATTGCACGTGACGCGGGCTCAGCCCGACGTACGCGCTGAGCTGTTTCGCGCTGGCGAATTGGCTGACGTCGGGCAGCTCGCCGGCCAAGCGCGCGGCGGTCTTGTCACCGAAACCGGGAATGGACTCGAGGAGCTCGCGCCGGTCACGCAACCGTGGGTGGTGGTCGATATGCTCGTGGATCTGTCGTTCGAGATCGCGTATCTGCGCATCGAGATGGTCGATGTGCGCGGCGATCGACTCGGCGACCAGGTCGACGACACCGGGGACGCTCGCACGGTTGCGCTCTTGCTGCCGCGCGTCGATGAGGCTGGTCAAACGTCGCGTCAGGCTCTGCAAGGTGCGGATTTCCGGGCTCGGCGGCGT carries:
- a CDS encoding SIS domain-containing protein; its protein translation is MKTFADCIAERADLWRGSGVEYADAVDKTVDAIARSISAGGRIYFFGNGGSAAQAQHLAAELSGRFLLERPAWGGLALSVDTSALTAIANDYGFEQIFSRQLEGLVHRGDVAVGLTTSGKSPNVVAGLRAARAGGATTVAFTGNGGGAVCAQADISIVGPSGPSWKVQELHLTLGHIICELVELRLTSG
- a CDS encoding transposase; translation: MILGIDIAKGNFHVALLEAGGEHGRSFPNNAKGFAQLHRWLKNRKVARAHACMESTGAYGEALAIELHEHGHVVSIVNPARIKGFAQSEMARNKTDALDAGVIARFCKALVPAPWTPPSPEIRTLQSLTRRLTSLIDARQQERNRASVPGVVDLVAESIAAHIDHLDAQIRDLERQIHEHIDHHPRLRDRRELLESIPGFGDKTAARLAGELPDVSQFASAKQLSAYVGLSPRHVQSGTSIRWKTRLSKRGNAQLRKALYFPAIAAIRFNPILERFARRLRAAGKSEMLIIGAVMRKLIHIAYGVLRSQKPFDPNYDTVRA